A region of the Leucobacter komagatae genome:
AAACGCCCTGACCGTCGGTGCGGTGCTCGCGGCAGCTGCATCGAAGGCGGCGGGGTGGGCGACCCTCCGCGATCCTGATCTGCCGTGGACCGCGCGCGCCCTCGTGCGCGGCGAACGATCGAAGTAGGCGCATGGAGCCGGGGCAAGCGATCGCGAAGTACCTCAGGCACCTGAGCATTGAGCGCGGTCTGAGCGACAACAGCATGGCCGCGTACCGGCGCGACTTCGCGAAGTACGCCGACTGGCTTGGCGAGCGCGGCATCGATGACCTCGCCGCCGTCGCGCCCGACACGATCTCGGCGTACGTCGCCGCGCTCGCGGAGGAGAAGCGCGCCCCGCGGGCACAGGAGCCCGGCGGCGAGGCGGGAAAGCAGGATCCGGTGCCCGCGTACTCCGCAGCCTCGATCACGCGCATGGTCTCGACCGTGCGCGGGCTCCACAGATTTCTGTACGACGAGGGCGCGCTCGCGGAGAACGCGGGCCGCGGTGTGCGCACACCGAAGAAAGGCCAGCGGCTCCCGAAAGCCCTCGCCGTCGAAGAGGTCGAGGCGCTGCTCGGAGCGGTGAGCGGCGACGACCCGGTGGCCCTTCGCGACCGCGCGCTCCTCGAACTGCTCTACGCGACCGGCGCGCGCGTGAGCGAGGTCGCCGCGATCGACCTCGACGACCTTTACGCGGGGGCGGGGGCGGGGCGCGAGGGCGCCGACGTGTGGGGCGACCCCGAGGGGACGCTCAGCGAGGGCGGCCTGCTGCGGGTTACCGGCAAGGGGTCAAAGACCCGGATCGTGCCGTACGGCAGCTATGCCGGTCGCGCGCTCGCCGCTTACCTCGTGCGCGCCCGCCCGCAGTTCGCAGCTCGCGGCACCGGCACGCCCGCGCTGTTCCTCGGGCCCCGCGGCGCGCGGCTCTCACGCCAGAGCGCCTGGCTCGTGATCCGGGCCGCCGCGGAGGCCGCCGAGCTTACGCAGGAGGTATCGCCGCACACGCTTCGGCACTCGTTCGCGACACACCTGCTCGCCGGGGGCGCCGACGTGCGCGCGGTGCAGGAGCTCCTCGGGCACGCCTCGGTGACGACGACGCAGATCTACACGCAGGTCACCGCAGACACGCTGCGTGAGCACTACGTCAACGCGCACCCGCGGGCGAAGTAGGGGCCCTTGAGCTGCCGTTCGGCGGCGAGGCCGG
Encoded here:
- a CDS encoding site-specific tyrosine recombinase XerD — its product is MEPGQAIAKYLRHLSIERGLSDNSMAAYRRDFAKYADWLGERGIDDLAAVAPDTISAYVAALAEEKRAPRAQEPGGEAGKQDPVPAYSAASITRMVSTVRGLHRFLYDEGALAENAGRGVRTPKKGQRLPKALAVEEVEALLGAVSGDDPVALRDRALLELLYATGARVSEVAAIDLDDLYAGAGAGREGADVWGDPEGTLSEGGLLRVTGKGSKTRIVPYGSYAGRALAAYLVRARPQFAARGTGTPALFLGPRGARLSRQSAWLVIRAAAEAAELTQEVSPHTLRHSFATHLLAGGADVRAVQELLGHASVTTTQIYTQVTADTLREHYVNAHPRAK